Part of the Armatimonadota bacterium genome is shown below.
TGCAGCCGGTCGGCGAGGGCGTGTCGGAGATGCGGATCGACTACGGACCCGGTTACCGGGTGTACTACACGGACCGTGGTGGGAAGCTAATCGTGCTGCTCGTGGGCGGCGACAAGTCCTCGCAGGAGCGGGACATCGCGAAGGCCAAGGAACTCGCACGAGGGCTGTAAGGGAGAGCTGACATGCCTCGAACTAAGACAAAGCCGTTCGACGCGGCGGACTACCTCAAGACGGAAGAGGACATGGTCGCCTACCTCGAAGCGGCGCTCGAGGAAGACGATCCTGCCGCCGTCGCGGCCGCTCTCGGCGACATCGCTCGCGCCAAGGGGATGACCAAGATCGCACGCGACGCCGGCCTCGGACGCGAGTCCCTGTACAAGGCGCTGTCGCCGGAGGGCAATCCGGAACTCGCCACCGTGATGAAGGTCGTCCGCGCCCTCGGACTCAGTCTTCATGCTCGCCCCTGCGCGTAGCCGGCACTCTCTAACACGCGCATCCAGCAGTCTCGGCGCCCGCGCTGTATCCTCGGGTTGGAACGCATCGCTGCGCCTCGCAGCTGATGCGCTACACGTTGGGCGGACGGGAGAGATCGTGCGGCGGACAACTGAGGCCACTCATATCGTCGCCGCATTGCTGATAGCGCTCTCGTTCGGGCTCATGCTCACGGCGTGTTCCCAACCGCGAGT
Proteins encoded:
- a CDS encoding type II toxin-antitoxin system RelE/ParE family toxin; translation: MVDIRRTDEFDKWLPKLRDARARAKILVRITRLSLGNPGDVQPVGEGVSEMRIDYGPGYRVYYTDRGGKLIVLLVGGDKSSQERDIAKAKELARGL
- a CDS encoding addiction module antidote protein; this translates as MPRTKTKPFDAADYLKTEEDMVAYLEAALEEDDPAAVAAALGDIARAKGMTKIARDAGLGRESLYKALSPEGNPELATVMKVVRALGLSLHARPCA